A section of the Pseudomonadota bacterium genome encodes:
- the moaB gene encoding molybdenum cofactor biosynthesis protein B, whose product MNNKNSITSVNIAILTVSDTRKKKDDRSGDLLEQRITEAGHNLLFRDIVEDDVEKIVTKLALWINETDVDVIITTGGTGITGRDVTPEAVGRIWDKEIPGFGELFRWISYQKIATSTIQSRACAGVANGTYIFSLPGSPNACRDGWDEILMYQLDSRHSPCNFVELMPRLKEH is encoded by the coding sequence ATGAACAATAAAAATTCGATCACCTCAGTCAATATTGCGATACTTACCGTCTCGGACACCCGTAAGAAAAAAGATGATCGATCCGGCGATTTGCTTGAACAACGCATAACTGAAGCCGGTCATAACCTACTGTTCCGTGATATTGTAGAAGATGATGTAGAAAAAATCGTTACCAAACTAGCTTTATGGATTAATGAAACGGATGTAGACGTCATCATCACTACTGGCGGCACGGGGATAACCGGACGGGATGTAACGCCAGAGGCCGTAGGGCGGATTTGGGATAAAGAAATCCCAGGTTTCGGCGAATTATTCCGCTGGATAAGCTATCAAAAAATTGCTACGTCAACGATACAAAGCCGAGCCTGCGCTGGGGTCGCCAACGGCACCTATATTTTCTCCTTACCTGGTTCACCCAACGCATGTCGCGATGGCTGGGACGAGATTTTAATGTATCAATTAGATAGCCGGCACAGCCCATGTAACTTTGTCGAGCTGATGCCTCGATTGAAAGAACATTAG
- a CDS encoding lytic transglycosylase domain-containing protein yields MDIGYIRKGLVVFVFLNFALIGIATAADLRDNSATSLPNVLSVRDAHLYQRVFALQQVGKWAQATKFFEKINDKSLESHVLFQRYMHPTKHRALFHELKSWLEKFSDRPGAIRIYRLAKKRRPTKHTIVPLPKLPKVQGVLSEEIIFSHGAPQKRKISNNSSRETRRFLRRLNGLIAKRKTRNAHALLKSRRNSKVLGSRGLAKAYAALARGYYHEKRDKLAVTLADRAAKRMVIGNEDANWWAGLASWRLGNFEKSAIYFSKVSKDRTIITPLKTAAAFWAARAYLRAAQPSQVNQYLSIAAQKPRTFYGMLACHLLGAAPTLNWHIPPLKAQDVDAMKHHPRLRRALALIQLNQWVRAEAEMQFVALRESKKNTRILLNIAIRGKLPQLSYRLGHTFIDEDGKPFDSALYPLPAWKPANGFLIDNALIFALMRQESRFRSRARSRMGATGLMQLMPRTARDIAGHSMWNGRRSSLSDPVLNITLGQKYLRRLIRNDFIGKNLFYLIAAYNSGPGNLSHWQKEIDYQSDPLLFIESIPARETRTFVERVLANYWIYREHLKQKAPSLNALASGKWPTYIALDKNAKENTRHEQ; encoded by the coding sequence ATGGATATTGGATACATACGAAAAGGCCTCGTTGTATTTGTGTTTCTAAATTTTGCACTGATTGGTATAGCAACAGCCGCTGACCTGAGAGATAATTCGGCAACCAGCTTACCCAATGTGCTTTCAGTGAGAGACGCTCACCTCTATCAGAGAGTTTTTGCACTTCAACAAGTTGGAAAATGGGCTCAAGCCACTAAGTTCTTTGAAAAGATTAATGACAAATCTCTGGAAAGCCACGTATTGTTTCAACGTTATATGCATCCAACAAAACACAGAGCTCTATTCCATGAACTGAAATCTTGGCTTGAAAAATTTTCCGATCGGCCTGGGGCAATACGAATCTATCGATTAGCAAAGAAACGAAGGCCCACGAAGCATACGATAGTACCTCTACCTAAGTTACCAAAGGTACAAGGTGTTTTGTCTGAAGAAATTATTTTTAGCCATGGAGCACCTCAAAAACGCAAAATATCAAATAATAGCTCGAGGGAAACTCGCCGGTTCCTGCGCCGTTTAAATGGGTTAATTGCAAAACGTAAGACGAGGAATGCCCACGCCCTTCTTAAATCCAGAAGGAATTCTAAAGTTTTAGGAAGTCGTGGGCTTGCTAAAGCCTACGCGGCATTGGCAAGAGGTTATTACCATGAAAAAAGAGACAAACTGGCAGTGACTCTCGCTGACCGTGCTGCAAAACGGATGGTTATTGGTAATGAAGACGCAAATTGGTGGGCAGGCTTAGCAAGTTGGCGCTTAGGTAACTTTGAAAAATCTGCTATCTACTTTTCAAAAGTGTCTAAAGACAGAACGATAATAACACCTCTTAAAACAGCTGCAGCTTTTTGGGCAGCACGTGCTTACTTGAGAGCCGCACAGCCAAGTCAAGTCAATCAGTACCTTAGTATCGCGGCTCAGAAACCTCGTACTTTTTATGGAATGCTGGCATGCCACCTGCTCGGCGCCGCCCCAACACTTAATTGGCATATACCTCCACTAAAGGCGCAAGATGTCGATGCAATGAAACATCACCCTCGCCTCAGACGAGCTCTAGCTCTAATTCAGCTCAATCAATGGGTACGAGCTGAAGCTGAGATGCAATTTGTTGCGCTTCGAGAATCCAAAAAAAACACTCGTATACTTTTAAATATTGCAATTCGAGGCAAGCTTCCTCAACTTTCCTATCGCCTAGGGCACACATTCATTGATGAAGATGGCAAACCGTTCGATAGTGCCTTATATCCATTGCCTGCTTGGAAGCCGGCAAATGGTTTCCTTATAGATAACGCTCTGATCTTTGCGTTGATGCGTCAGGAGTCAAGATTTCGTTCGCGTGCTCGAAGTCGCATGGGAGCCACTGGGCTCATGCAATTAATGCCTCGCACAGCCCGCGATATTGCGGGCCACAGTATGTGGAATGGCCGACGCTCATCTTTGTCTGATCCAGTGCTAAATATAACGTTAGGTCAAAAATATCTGCGCCGCCTTATTAGGAATGATTTTATCGGCAAAAACCTTTTTTACTTGATTGCTGCATATAACAGTGGGCCAGGTAATCTTTCTCACTGGCAAAAAGAAATAGATTACCAGTCTGACCCCCTTTTATTCATAGAAAGCATTCCAGCCCGTGAGACGCGCACCTTTGTGGAGCGCGTGTTAGCAAATTATTGGATTTACCGTGAGCACCTTAAACAAAAAGCACCTTCGCTGAACGCTCTTGCTTCAGGAAAATGGCCCACTTACATTGCGCTTGATAAAAACGCCAAGGAAAACACGAGACATGAACAATAA
- a CDS encoding uracil-DNA glycosylase — MVSYTDRSKLYATQALKWLIEMGADELTSKTPIDRFVNTNQNNRPKIKDTATRIVQPANGLVSRPAPVGKNQMAPAEGAHDAATGASAATDIEKLRAVVERFEGCALKFTATTTVFSDGNPAADLMIIGEAPGVEEDKCGRPFVGASGILLDKILHSIDLDRSNDCYITNILFWRPPGNRNPTKSEIAACLPFVWRHIELKNPKVIILLGGIAAKTILNTQEGIMRLRGKWSNIQLANVNHEIPCMPTFHPSFLLRQPNQKRQAWRDFRAVKTKLLEHC, encoded by the coding sequence ATGGTAAGCTATACTGACCGCTCAAAACTCTACGCTACCCAAGCCCTTAAATGGCTGATTGAAATGGGAGCTGATGAATTAACTTCAAAAACGCCAATCGATCGTTTTGTAAACACAAATCAGAATAATAGACCAAAAATTAAAGACACCGCAACGCGAATAGTTCAGCCGGCAAATGGGTTAGTGTCGCGTCCTGCACCGGTTGGCAAAAACCAGATGGCTCCCGCTGAGGGAGCGCATGACGCCGCCACAGGAGCATCGGCTGCCACAGACATCGAAAAACTGAGAGCTGTAGTTGAGAGATTTGAAGGGTGTGCACTAAAGTTCACAGCTACAACCACCGTGTTTTCAGACGGCAATCCAGCTGCGGATTTGATGATAATCGGAGAAGCTCCCGGAGTTGAAGAAGATAAGTGCGGCCGCCCTTTCGTTGGTGCAAGCGGAATTCTTCTTGATAAAATACTGCATAGCATTGATCTAGATAGATCTAATGATTGTTACATCACGAATATACTTTTCTGGCGCCCCCCCGGCAACCGCAATCCTACAAAATCTGAAATCGCAGCATGCCTACCGTTTGTTTGGCGTCACATCGAGTTGAAAAATCCAAAGGTCATTATTTTGTTGGGTGGAATTGCTGCCAAGACTATTTTAAACACCCAGGAAGGCATAATGCGGTTACGTGGAAAGTGGTCAAATATTCAACTTGCGAATGTGAACCATGAAATCCCATGCATGCCAACGTTTCATCCCTCATTTTTGTTGCGTCAACCTAACCAAAAACGACAGGCTTGGCGGGACTTCCGCGCAGTTAAAACAAAATTGCTAGAACATTGCTAA
- a CDS encoding electron transfer flavoprotein-ubiquinone oxidoreductase, with product MERDSMEYDVVIVGGGPAGLSAAIRLKQLCVENGAEISVCVLEKGSEVGAHILSGAVLEPRALNELFSDWRDMGAPLNTPVTDEKFMLLNESSAFNIPTFLLPPAMHNKGNYIVSLANFCRWLGEQAEALGVEIYPGFAASEILYGDDGAVRGVATGDMGVSKTGEKSDMFQSGIELHAKYTFFAEGCRGHLGKILMERFGLRAGVEPQTYGIGLKELWEIDPDKHQEGLILHSAGWPLKSDTYGGSFLYHLENNQVSVGYVVGLDYSNPYLSPYEEFQRFKTHPKIRPFFENGRRVAYGARAINEGGLQSLPKLVFPGGVLVGCEAGTVNMPKIKGSHTAMKTGMLAAEAAFDALTGGNAPAELLAYADAFEKSWVYDELKQARNVRPAFKWGLWAATLYTGIDQILLRGRAPWTLSHAHADHESLEKAADCVPINYPKPDGVITFDRLTNVSFSGTNHEEDQPVHLTLKDPDVPINHNLATYDSPEQRYCPAGVYEIIPGDGDAAPRLQINAQNCVHCKTCDIKDPTQNINWVTPQGGEGPNYPNM from the coding sequence ATGGAACGTGATTCGATGGAATATGATGTGGTTATTGTTGGCGGAGGGCCGGCAGGCCTTTCTGCTGCAATCCGACTTAAGCAGCTATGTGTTGAGAATGGCGCGGAAATAAGCGTTTGCGTATTGGAAAAAGGGTCAGAAGTTGGCGCACACATCCTGTCAGGTGCAGTTTTGGAACCTCGGGCTTTAAACGAGCTTTTTTCTGACTGGAGGGACATGGGCGCTCCACTCAACACACCAGTTACTGATGAAAAGTTTATGTTACTTAACGAATCATCAGCGTTTAATATCCCCACTTTCTTGTTGCCCCCGGCAATGCACAATAAGGGTAACTATATAGTCAGTTTGGCAAACTTTTGCCGGTGGCTCGGAGAGCAGGCTGAAGCGCTGGGCGTGGAAATCTATCCTGGCTTCGCTGCATCAGAAATTCTTTATGGCGACGATGGTGCTGTGCGTGGTGTTGCTACCGGTGACATGGGCGTGTCAAAGACAGGCGAAAAGAGCGATATGTTTCAGTCTGGGATCGAACTTCACGCAAAATATACGTTCTTCGCCGAGGGATGTCGTGGTCATCTAGGAAAAATTTTGATGGAACGGTTTGGGCTTCGTGCTGGCGTCGAACCACAGACTTATGGTATCGGGCTGAAAGAGCTATGGGAAATTGATCCAGACAAGCATCAAGAAGGCCTCATCTTGCATAGTGCTGGTTGGCCCCTGAAGAGCGATACGTATGGCGGATCATTTTTATATCACCTCGAAAACAATCAGGTGTCTGTTGGTTACGTAGTAGGGTTGGATTATTCAAACCCATATCTTTCCCCTTACGAAGAATTCCAGCGTTTTAAAACACACCCAAAAATCAGACCGTTCTTTGAAAATGGTCGAAGAGTGGCTTACGGGGCACGGGCCATAAACGAGGGCGGCCTCCAATCGTTGCCGAAATTAGTATTCCCCGGAGGGGTTCTTGTTGGTTGTGAAGCCGGGACCGTAAACATGCCCAAAATTAAAGGCAGTCACACCGCCATGAAAACGGGTATGTTAGCGGCTGAGGCAGCCTTTGACGCGTTAACCGGTGGGAATGCTCCTGCCGAACTACTTGCGTATGCAGATGCGTTCGAGAAAAGTTGGGTATATGATGAGCTTAAACAAGCGCGTAATGTTCGTCCTGCTTTTAAATGGGGTCTCTGGGCCGCCACACTTTACACTGGTATAGACCAAATTCTTCTCCGTGGCAGGGCTCCTTGGACACTAAGCCATGCTCATGCCGACCACGAGAGTTTAGAGAAGGCTGCTGATTGTGTCCCGATCAATTATCCAAAACCTGATGGTGTTATTACTTTTGACCGTTTAACAAACGTATCTTTCTCAGGTACCAACCACGAGGAAGATCAGCCAGTACATTTGACTTTAAAGGATCCAGATGTGCCGATTAATCACAACCTTGCAACTTATGATTCTCCAGAACAACGCTATTGCCCAGCCGGTGTATATGAAATTATCCCGGGCGATGGTGACGCTGCTCCCAGGCTACAAATCAACGCACAAAATTGTGTTCACTGTAAGACCTGTGATATTAAGGATCCGACCCAAAATATAAATTGGGTTACACCACAAGGTGGAGAGGGGCCCAACTACCCCAATATGTAG
- a CDS encoding tetratricopeptide repeat protein yields the protein MTRSVAKVFLGLTSIAVVISVLAYLLLLTDKKSGKIITKSEVITPPSLAIEKPSIFGRFLAGRFAERRSDLKHAALLMEEVQQEEPKNELFLSRAFVLAVSAGFNNKALEFARQMEGRSGYDSTARIVQIAFDFRKKNYSAALGRLKNAETSGLGLYVVPLARAWSLAGQKKFFEARNALAVMAQEKGSNSIYRLNMGLIYYLAGDLDAAYEQLIKVNNDGNFLTAPVRVQRIVIPILQKLGKRKEALEIIDGQRESDVDDVIFSGLRENIESGKLVASLVETPAQGLAEGLFSLASALPRDRASNMILLYTRLACMFKPHFPLAEILIGDILMSRQRFKDAVESYSKVASASGYSWTAQLRTADALYEDGRLNEAQVLLEKMGNLRPRRLDALLRLGNFFRFKERYLEAVEVYDRMFARLEAPKKEDWNLFYARGIALERSKNWERAEKDFLKALELNPNQPYVQNYLGYSWVEKRKNLTRARQLIENAVAQRRNDGYIVDSMGWVLYRLGEFDKAVPHLERAVQIRPHDPIINNHLGDAYWRVGRKQEAQFQWRRALSFKPEKEEREEIVIKIQTGLGKPEILGNSK from the coding sequence ATGACAAGATCAGTTGCGAAGGTATTTCTCGGACTTACGTCAATCGCAGTGGTTATTAGTGTGTTGGCTTATTTACTGCTATTAACCGACAAGAAATCCGGGAAAATTATTACGAAATCAGAAGTTATTACCCCCCCGTCATTGGCCATTGAAAAACCCTCGATTTTTGGCAGGTTCTTAGCTGGGCGGTTTGCCGAACGACGCAGTGATTTGAAGCATGCCGCACTATTAATGGAAGAAGTACAACAAGAGGAGCCCAAAAATGAGTTGTTCTTGAGTCGAGCATTTGTGCTGGCTGTGAGTGCCGGATTTAATAATAAAGCACTAGAGTTTGCTCGACAGATGGAGGGAAGATCTGGTTATGATTCAACTGCTCGGATTGTTCAAATCGCTTTTGATTTTAGAAAGAAAAACTATTCTGCAGCGTTGGGCAGGTTAAAGAATGCTGAGACTAGTGGTTTGGGCCTTTATGTCGTGCCGCTGGCAAGAGCTTGGAGCCTAGCGGGCCAAAAAAAATTTTTTGAGGCCAGAAATGCCCTCGCTGTAATGGCACAGGAAAAAGGATCAAACTCGATATATCGGTTGAATATGGGTTTAATTTATTACCTGGCGGGCGATCTTGATGCAGCTTATGAACAGCTTATAAAAGTCAATAACGATGGGAATTTTTTGACTGCGCCAGTCCGTGTCCAGCGGATTGTAATTCCAATACTCCAAAAACTAGGTAAAAGAAAAGAGGCATTAGAAATTATTGATGGGCAACGGGAGTCGGATGTTGATGACGTTATCTTTTCAGGTTTACGCGAGAATATAGAGAGTGGAAAACTTGTTGCATCTCTAGTGGAGACGCCCGCACAAGGATTAGCGGAGGGTTTATTCAGTTTGGCTAGTGCGTTGCCACGTGACCGAGCCAGCAATATGATTTTACTCTACACGCGGCTTGCCTGCATGTTTAAGCCGCATTTTCCGCTTGCGGAAATTTTGATAGGTGACATTTTAATGTCACGACAGCGGTTTAAAGATGCAGTTGAAAGTTATAGCAAAGTGGCTTCTGCGTCAGGTTATTCATGGACTGCGCAGCTGCGGACTGCTGACGCATTGTATGAGGACGGACGCTTGAATGAGGCACAGGTGCTTCTTGAGAAAATGGGAAACCTCCGGCCACGTAGGTTAGATGCATTACTTCGACTTGGTAACTTCTTTCGATTTAAGGAACGCTATTTAGAAGCTGTCGAAGTCTACGATCGCATGTTTGCTCGATTAGAAGCGCCAAAGAAGGAAGATTGGAACCTGTTTTATGCACGAGGTATTGCGCTAGAACGATCAAAAAATTGGGAAAGGGCCGAAAAAGACTTTCTGAAGGCGTTAGAATTAAATCCTAATCAACCGTACGTTCAAAACTATCTAGGTTATTCATGGGTGGAGAAACGGAAAAATCTAACACGAGCGAGACAATTGATAGAGAACGCCGTTGCTCAACGGCGCAATGACGGTTACATTGTCGATTCTATGGGCTGGGTTCTTTATCGGCTCGGAGAATTCGATAAAGCGGTACCGCATCTCGAACGAGCTGTACAAATAAGGCCACATGACCCGATTATTAACAATCATTTAGGCGATGCATACTGGCGTGTTGGGCGCAAGCAAGAGGCCCAATTTCAGTGGCGGCGGGCTCTCAGCTTTAAACCGGAAAAGGAGGAACGTGAGGAAATCGTCATAAAAATTCAAACTGGTCTCGGTAAACCAGAAATATTAGGAAATAGTAAATGA